One window of the Lolium rigidum isolate FL_2022 unplaced genomic scaffold, APGP_CSIRO_Lrig_0.1 contig_45265_1, whole genome shotgun sequence genome contains the following:
- the LOC124681487 gene encoding serine/threonine-protein kinase BSK6-like — MGVRCSKLSVCWWPPHFKSPRLADPTRARALFPCRAENGAAGEDGSGVPVFAEYSLDELRAATDGFAPDRIVSEHGEKAPNVVYRGTLFSSGRTVAIKRFGRSAWPDSRQFVEEARAVGLLRSGRLSNLIGCCCEGGERLLVAEFMPHDTLAKHLFHWEAKPLSWAMRVRAALYVAQALEYCSNKGRAIYHDLHAYRVLFDVDGNPRLSCFGLMKNSRDGKSYSTNLAFTPPEYLKTGRVIPESVVYSFGTIVLDLLSGKHIPPSHALDLIKGRNISVLMDSCLEGHVSSSDGTEMVRLASRCLAYEARDRPNLKAVVSTLASLQKDASALSRTLLGIPQDTEKEESSEQISFSSTGKAYATANLEGVHEMLVIDGYSEDDRATFKVSLSSWPGQPAESIQVKKHGDDAFHSKDFMEVVECYSRFVDTGAMESPTMLVRRGFANIVLGRLEDGLEDARKAEGISPEWPTAHYLQGMALICLGMESDGHEKLNIAGALEAQRKGRTRTV; from the exons ATGGGGGTCCGCTGCTCCAAGCTCTCCGTCTGCTGGTGGCCGCCGCACTTCAAGTCGCCCCGCCTCG CTGATcccacgcgcgcgcgcgcgctaTTTCCTTGCCGTGCAGAGAACGGCGCGGCGGGGGAGGACGGCAGCGGCGTGCCGGTGTTCGCGGAGTACAGCCTCGACGAGCTGCGGGCCGCCACGGACGGCTTCGCGCCCGACCGCATCGTCTCGGAGCACGGCGAGAAGGCGCCCAACGTCGTCTACCGCGGCACGCTCTTCAGCTCCGGCCGCACCGTCGCCATCAAGCGCTTCGGACGCTCCGCCTGGCCCGACTCGCGACAGTTCGTG GAGGAGGCGAGGGCCGTTGGGCTGCTGCGGAGTGGCCGCCTCTCCAACCTCATCGGCTGCTGCTGCGAGGGCGGCGAGCGCCTGCTCGTCGCCGAGTTCATGCCCCACGATACCTTGGCCAAGCACCTATTCCACT GGGAGGCAAAGCCATTGAGCTGGGCTATGAGGGTACGTGCTGCACTCTATGTGGCACAGGCATTGGAGTATTGCTCCAACAAAGGGAGGGCTATCTACCATGACCTGCATGCATACAGGGTCCTCTTTGATGTG GACGGTAACCCTAGGCTGTCATGTTTCGGTCTGATGAAGAATAGCAGGGATGGGAAGAGCTACAGTACCAATCTAGCTTTCACCCCTCCTGAGTACCTTAAGACTG gcAGAGTAATTCCAGAGAGTGTGGTCTACAGCTTTGGTACTATTGTACTTGATCTCCTAAGTGGGAAGCACATTCCACCAAGCCAT GCTCTTGACCTTATCAAAGGAAGGAATATCTCGGTGTTGATGGACTCTTGCTTGGAAGGCCACGTATCCAGCTCTGATGGAACTGAAATGGTGCGATTGGCATCGAGGTGTTTGGCATATGAAGCCCGTGACCGGCCAAACCTGAAAGCAGTGGTGTCTACTCTTGCAAGCCTACAAAAAGATGCTTCT GCTCTTTCACGGACTTTACTGGGCATCCCTCAGGATACTGAGAAGGAGGAAAGCTCAGAGCAAATATCATTTTCATCTACTGGGAAAGCTTATGCCACAGCAAACCTTGAGGGGGTACATGAGATGTTGGTGATTGATGGATATAGCGAGGATGACAGAGCAACCTTTAAG GTATCCTTAAGCTCATGGCCTGGCCAACCAGCTGAGAGTATTCAGGTCAAGAAGCATGGAGATGATGCTTTTCATTCCAAAGATTTTATGGAAGTGGTCGAGTGTTATTCAAGG TTTGTTGATACCGGTGCCATGGAGTCCCCAACTATGCTAGTGCGACGAGGTTTCGCGAACATTGTACTCGGCAGGCTGGAAGATGGTCTCGAAGACGCGAGGAAAGCAGAGGGAATATCACCCGAATGGCCAACCGCACACTACCTGCAAGGGATGGCGCTCATCTGCCTAGGCATGGAGTCTGACGGTCATGAGAAGCTAAATATCGCTGGTGCTTTGGAAGCTCAGAGAAAGGGTAGAACTAGGACTGTATAG
- the LOC124681492 gene encoding mitochondrial import inner membrane translocase subunit TIM10, translating to MAAKGGGPSDLEKEQMFGMAEKEMEYRVDLFNRLTHSCFDKCIEKRHKEAELNMGENSCIDRCVSKYWQVTNLVGQMLGNRPQI from the exons ATGGCTGCGAAAGGAGGCGGGCCGAGCGACCTGGAGAAGGAGCAG ATGTTCGGGATGGCGGAGAAGGAGATGGAGTACAGGGTCGATCTCTTCAACCG ACTTACACATAGTTGTTTTGACAAGTGCATTGAGAAAAG GCATAAAGAAGCTGAGCTCAATATGGGAGAGAACAGTTGCATTGATCGGTGTGTTTCAAAGTACTGGCAG GTGACTAACTTGGTTGGTCAGATGCTTGGGAATCGGCCTCAGATATGA
- the LOC124681496 gene encoding transcription termination/antitermination protein NusG, whose amino-acid sequence MSLAYPLLRLPCRCSPAPPRSAAATSVVSLSASAAEGAGGDGDLTARERRQQRREARVLKARDWKEEVEERLIHEPARRRKKPVKRTWREELNLDFLAEHGPQWWLVRVSMAPGTDYVDLITKAVARRFSEVSFKIYNPAIQVKKRLKSGLISTKSKPLHPGLIFLHCTLNKELHDFIRDTEGCYGFIGATRGSIKRQIKKPKPIPLEEVESILKKEKEEQEKADKEFEDLENWGSVESFSKPVEDSELMLINKIKKQVKKSTSKGVSTLNPYAPGASVHVLSGPFAGFSGSLLEVNRKNKKVTVQTTLFGKESFVDLDFEQIEAVNT is encoded by the exons ATGAGCCTGGCTTATCCACTCCTCCGGCTCCCATGCCGCtgctcccccgcgccgccgcggtCCGCCGCCGCGACGTCAGTGGTGTCGCTCTCGGCCTCCGCGGCGGAAGGTGCCGGCGGGGACGGTGACCTGACGGCGCGGGAGAGGCGGCAGCAGCGGAGGGAGGCGCGGGTGCTCAAGGCGCGGGACtggaaggaggaggtggaggagcggctcatccacgagccggcgcggcgccGGAAGAAGCCCGTGAAGAGGACGTGGCGGGAGGAGCTCAACCTCGACTTCCTGGCGGAGCATGGCCCGCAGTGGTGGCTCGTGCGCGTCTCCATGGCGCCCGGCACTGACTACGTCGACCTCATCACCAAGGCCGTCGCCCGCCGGTTCTCCGAAGTCTCCTTCAAG ATTTACAATCCAGCAATCCAAGTCAAGAAGAGGCTGAAAAGTGGCTTAATCAGCACCAAATCCAAGCCTCTGCATCCTGGCTTGATCTTCCTGCACTGCACCTTAAACAAGGAACTTCATGACTTCATCAGAGATACTGAAGGTTGTTATGGCTTTATTGGAGCTACACGAGGTTCTAT TAAAAGGCAGATTAAGAAGCCTAAACCTATTCCATTGGAAGAAGTTGAATCGattcttaaaaaggaaaaggaggaACAAGAGAAAGCTGACAAAGAATTTGAAGACCTGGAAAACTGGGGTAGTGTTGAGTCTTTCAGTAAACCTGTTGAAGACTCTGAACTTATGTTAATTAATAAAATCAAGAAACAGGTCAAGAAATCAACTTCAAAAGGCGTCTCCACCCTCAACCCTTATGCACCTGGTGCCAGTGTTCATGTTCTTTCTGGGCCTTTCGCAGGCTTCAGTGGCTCTCTCCTGGAAGTGAATCGCAAAAATAAGAAG GTTACTGTACAGACGACACTTTTTGGCAAGGAGAGCTTTGTAGATCTTGATTTTGAACAAATTGAGGCAGTCAATACTTAA
- the LOC124681488 gene encoding protein GRAVITROPIC IN THE LIGHT 1, with protein MASKAVTIGDLIHRVASSCLSNRFPANYAISDASDLDDEDDDPFADFGDAADAQECRRSPDKPAPRPAGAVEEQDEEVRKLKIWEEGEEEKRRNNVSATAVVAVAEEKERVERAGDAEALMAEVFDAVSGVRRAYAALQGAHCPWDPDRMRAADAGVVAELRHLARLRDRFRRSAASPGGRIPRPSAQPLREAVAPYEAELDDLRRQLQGKQAEVDGLKERLATATSRRNARLHPSKKHHHITAATDGAPTAELFVACAEQARAATRGFAAHLLHLLRAAGLDPAAATRSITKIPVNSSPHLARHALEAHATAVLLGGFEHESFYLDGSLSSLLDPAAFRRERYAQYRDMRGMDPGELLGVLPTCAFGRYAAAKFASLLPPRVEEAVLGGEHRAAGKGAHPRTPFYGEFLRAAKAVWLLHLLAFALEPPPSHFEAGRGAEFHPEYMESVVVAGRGAGAGTAGMVVGFAVAPGFKLCNAAVVRARVYLVPRGSRQ; from the coding sequence ATGGCGAGCAAGGCGGTGACCATCGGCGATCTGATCCACCGCGTCGCCTCCTCCTGCCTCTCCAACCGCTTCCCGGCCAACTACGCTATCAGCGACGCCTCCGAcctcgacgacgaggacgacgaccccTTCGCCGACTTCGGGGACGCCGCCGACGCCCAGGAATGCCGCCGCTCCCCGGACAAGCCAGCGCCGCGCCCGGCGGGCGCGGTGGAGGAACAGGACGAGGAGGTGCGGAAGCTGAAGATctgggaggagggggaggaggagaagcggaggaACAATGTGTCGGCCACGGCGGTCGTAGCGGTggcggaggagaaggagagggtCGAGCGTGCGGGGGACGCGGAGGCGCTCATGGCGGAGGTGTTCGACGCGGTCTCCGGGGTGCGGCGCGCGTACGCGGCGCTCCAGGGCGCGCACTGCCCCTGGGACCCCGACCGGATGCGAGCCGCCGACGCGGGCGTGGTCGCCGAGCTCCGCCACCTCGCGCGCCTCCGCGACCGCTTCCGCCGCTCCGCCGCGTCCCCGGGCGGCCGCATCCCGCGCCCCTCCGCGCAGCCGCTCCGCGAGGCCGTCGCGCCGTACGAGGCCGAGCTCGACGACCTCCGCCGCCAGCTCCAGGGCAAGCAGGCCGAGGTGGACGGCCTCAAGGAGAGGCTCGCCACAGCCACCAGCCGACGCAACGCGCGCCTCCACCCTTCCAAGAAGCACCACCACATCACCGCCGCCACAGACGGCGCGCCGACGGCGGAGCTGTTCGTCGCCTGCGCGGAGCAGGCCCGCGCGGCCACGCGTGGGTTCGCTGCGCACCTGCTCCACCTCCTCCGCGCGGCAGGACTTGACCCGGCGGCGGCCACCCGGTCCATCACCAAGATCCCGGTGAACTCCTCCCCGCACCTCGCCAGGCACGCGCTGGAGGCGCACGCCACCGCCGTCCTCCTCGGCGGGTTCGAGCACGAGTCCTTCTACCTGGACGGCTCCCTCTCGTCCCTCCTCGACCCGGCCGCGTTCCGGCGCGAGCGGTACGCGCAGTACCGCGACATGCGCGGCATGGACCCGGGCGAGCTCCTGGGCGTGCTCCCGACCTGCGCATTCGGCCGTTACGCCGCGGCCAAGTTCGCTTCTCTCCTCCCACCGCGCGTGGAGGAGGCCGTCCTCGGCGGCGAGCACCGGGCAGCCGGCAAGGGCGCGCACCCGCGCACGCCGTTCTACGGCGAGTTCCTGCGCGCGGCCAAGGCGGTGTGGCTGCTGCACCTGCTGGCGTTCGCGCTGGAGCCGCCGCCCAGCCACTTCGAGGCCGGCCGCGGCGCCGAGTTCCACCCGGAGTACATGGAGAGCGTTGTCGTGGCAGGCCGCGGCGCGGGCGCCGGCACCGCCGGCATGGTCGTCGGGTTCGCGGTGGCGCCCGGGTTCAAGCTGTGCAACGCCGCCGTGGTGCGCGCCCGGGTCTACCTCGTGCCCCGCGGCAGCCGACAGTGA
- the LOC124681490 gene encoding proteasome subunit beta type-5-like: MRLDTSALDNHFAAAGNEFSGILSTDNLPSLEFPEVATCNDFDGFQKATKEMLNHKKGTTTLAFIFDKGVIVAADSRASMGGYISSQTVRKIIEINPYMLGTMAGGAADCQFWHRNLGVKCRLHELANKRRISIAGSSKTLANILYSYRGMGLSIGTMIAGFDETGPGLYYVDSEGARLKGTRFSVGSGSLYAYGILDEGYKFNMPIEEAAELARRAIYHATHRDGASGGCVSVYYVGPDGWKKLSGDDVGELHYQYNPVQEAFVEQQMAEVPAA, encoded by the exons ATGAGACTGGACACCTCCGCCCTCGACAACCacttcgccgccgccggcaacgaGTTCAGCGGGATCCTCTCCACCGACAACCTGCCCTCCCTCGAGTTCCCCGAGGTCGCCACCTGCAACGAC TTCGATGGGTTCCAGAAGGCCACCAAGGAGATGCTCAACCACAAGAAGGGAACCACCACGCTCGCCTTCATCTTCGACAAGGGCGTCATCGTCGCCGCCGACTCCCGTGCCAGCATGGGCGGCTACATAT CTTCACAAACTGTGAGGAAAATCATCGAGATCAATCCCTACATGCTGGGGACAATGGCTGGAGGGGCTGCTGATTGCCAATTTTGGCATAGAAACTTGGGTGTCAAG TGCCGGCTCCATGAGCTCGCGAACAAGCGAAGGATCTCTATTGCTGGTTCTTCAAAGACATTGGCCAATATCCTTTATTCATATCGCGGGATGGGTCTTTCAATCGGTACAATGATTGCTGGATTTGATGAAACA GGTCCGGGCTTGTACTATGTTGATAGTGAGGGTGCAAGGCTCAAGGGAACCCGGTTCTCTGTTGGGTCTGGTTCTCTATATGCTTATGGTATCTTGGATGAGGG TTACAAATTCAACATGCCAATTGAGGAAGCTGCTGAGTTAGCTCGGCGGGCTATCTATCATGCAACACACCGTGACGGTGCAAGTGGTGGCTGCGTTAGTG TCTACTACGTTGGCCCTGATGGATGGAAGAAGCTCTCGGGAGATGATGTCGGGGAGCTGCACTACCAGTACAACCCAGTTCAGGAAGCTTTTGTCGAACAGCAAATGGCCGAGGTCCCTGCTGCATGA